In the Acidovorax sp. A79 genome, one interval contains:
- the tsaB gene encoding tRNA (adenosine(37)-N6)-threonylcarbamoyltransferase complex dimerization subunit type 1 TsaB — protein sequence MNLLAFDTSTDTLSIAVQQGDAVWHHTGPGGAQASATLIPAVRSLMAQAGVSFDTLEAIVFGRGPGSFTGLRTACAVAQGLAFGAHGGHGVPVLPVDTLLAVAEEARHAQGCTRVVAVLDARMDEVYHARCEWRAPEARWQADADFGLGAPESVLPPPGWTVAGNAQAPYGDRLAPDAPHVAALPTAGALLRLAPALLAAGHGVPARDALPRYIRDKVAQTTAERAALRAAQAAANPQEPGVGASQ from the coding sequence ATGAATCTGCTTGCCTTCGACACCAGCACCGACACCCTCTCCATCGCGGTACAGCAGGGCGATGCCGTGTGGCATCACACAGGCCCCGGGGGCGCGCAGGCATCGGCCACCCTGATCCCGGCGGTGCGCAGCCTGATGGCGCAGGCCGGCGTGTCGTTCGACACGCTCGAGGCCATCGTGTTTGGCCGGGGGCCGGGTTCCTTCACCGGCCTGCGCACCGCTTGCGCCGTGGCCCAGGGGCTGGCGTTTGGCGCACACGGGGGCCACGGCGTGCCGGTGCTGCCCGTGGACACCCTGCTCGCGGTGGCCGAGGAGGCGCGCCACGCGCAGGGCTGCACGCGCGTGGTGGCGGTGCTGGACGCGCGCATGGACGAGGTCTACCACGCGCGCTGCGAATGGCGGGCCCCCGAGGCACGCTGGCAGGCCGACGCCGACTTTGGACTGGGCGCGCCGGAATCCGTGCTGCCGCCCCCGGGCTGGACGGTGGCGGGCAATGCGCAGGCCCCCTACGGCGACCGGCTCGCGCCCGATGCCCCCCATGTGGCCGCGCTGCCCACGGCCGGCGCGCTGCTGCGCCTGGCCCCTGCGCTGCTGGCCGCCGGCCACGGCGTGCCGGCCCGCGATGCGCTGCCGCGCTATATCCGCGATAAAGTGGCGCAAACCACCGCCGAACGTGCCGCCCTGCGCGCCGCCCAGGCGGCAGCCAACCCGCAGGAACCCGGGGTTGGCGCGTCCCAGTGA